In bacterium, one genomic interval encodes:
- a CDS encoding fibronectin type III domain-containing protein encodes MKITGWKTTVIGALLLALAWSYELSAQPPVPDSVQLADSVAIPPPAPATSLVASDHKYDDASAIELSWVPSIDDQLMEGRVTGYKLYRTSSGGQPRMIAELPAGSNFFQDESVDGDSSYNYYIEAISAGSVSRSIVTASISPEAEWFNFNRKYLFLIALLVSVSVIYFIETARRGKALFIRKIAGLEAVDDAIGRATEMGRPILFIPGIQDMDNPQTIAGLTILGHVSRTIAEYDTKITMPVSRSLVMTAARETIKTSYMTAGRPDAYNDDMVNYITDEQFGYVAAVDGIMVRQKPAACFYLGAFFAESLIMAETGNSIGAIQIAGTAMPAQLPFFVAACDFTLIGEELFAASAYLSNEPKQLGSLKGQDVGKGVAMAVILIGAVAATASVAWNSELATSVFNFLTSVFQTN; translated from the coding sequence ATGAAGATAACCGGCTGGAAGACCACTGTCATAGGAGCGCTGTTGCTGGCGCTGGCGTGGTCGTATGAGCTTTCTGCTCAGCCGCCGGTCCCCGACAGTGTACAGCTAGCCGATAGTGTGGCAATTCCCCCGCCTGCCCCAGCGACCTCTCTGGTTGCCTCCGATCATAAGTATGACGATGCATCAGCGATCGAACTGAGCTGGGTACCCTCGATTGATGACCAGCTCATGGAGGGTCGGGTTACTGGGTACAAGCTGTACCGAACATCGTCAGGTGGTCAACCGAGGATGATCGCGGAGCTTCCCGCCGGATCGAATTTCTTCCAGGATGAGTCAGTCGATGGTGACTCCAGCTATAATTACTATATCGAAGCAATTTCTGCGGGATCAGTCTCCCGATCGATCGTGACGGCCTCAATCTCTCCCGAGGCTGAATGGTTCAATTTCAATCGAAAATATCTATTCTTGATAGCCCTACTTGTTTCGGTGTCGGTTATCTATTTCATCGAAACGGCACGGCGGGGGAAAGCGCTGTTTATCCGGAAGATCGCCGGCCTCGAGGCAGTGGATGACGCTATCGGGCGTGCAACCGAGATGGGACGGCCGATCCTGTTCATTCCCGGGATCCAGGATATGGACAATCCACAGACAATCGCGGGGTTGACAATTCTCGGCCATGTTTCCCGTACGATAGCAGAGTACGACACCAAGATCACCATGCCGGTATCTCGATCGCTGGTCATGACCGCTGCGCGCGAGACGATCAAAACCTCATATATGACGGCCGGACGTCCGGATGCTTATAATGATGACATGGTCAACTACATCACGGACGAGCAGTTTGGTTATGTTGCAGCAGTTGATGGGATCATGGTACGTCAGAAACCTGCAGCCTGCTTTTATCTGGGGGCGTTTTTCGCAGAGTCATTGATCATGGCGGAGACGGGGAATTCTATCGGCGCAATTCAGATCGCCGGTACGGCGATGCCAGCCCAGTTGCCGTTTTTTGTGGCGGCCTGCGATTTCACCTTGATCGGTGAAGAGCTGTTTGCAGCATCCGCGTACCTGTCCAATGAACCTAAGCAGTTGGGTTCATTGAAAGGGCAGGATGTCGGCAAAGGGGTGGCGATGGCGGTGATTCTGATCGGAGCGGTCGCGGCGACTGCCTCGGTTGCCTGGAACAGCGAATTGGCGACCTCAGTTTTTAACTTCTTAACCTCAGTCTTCCAGACGAATTAG